The following are from one region of the Paramicrobacterium humi genome:
- a CDS encoding CpaF family protein: protein MSTAADIIAERVRERVRREGADLAEHAGLAERYVSEEMRRYAEKALAGSQPLISDESSASREIIASLTGLGPLQDFLDDPRIEEIWINSPSRVFVARNGVPELTSVVLTETLVRDLVERMLQSTGRRVDVSSPFVDASLPDGSRLHVVIPDVTRRHISVNIRKFTKRIRDLGELVRRGSLTADAADFLRACVRSGHNILVSGGTQAGKTTMLGALLAAAPPSERIVTVEETFELDVSASDVVAMQCRQASLEGTGEITLRRLIKEALRMRPDRLVVGEVREAESLDLLIALNAGLPGACTLHANSARDALTKLCTLPLLAGRNIDSAFVVPTVASCIDVVVHCALDHQGRRFVTEIITPTGSNEAGVIPGNQIFARQHGVLTATGNAPTRTAKFAASGIDIGAQLRRMGTRS, encoded by the coding sequence ATGAGCACAGCGGCCGACATCATCGCCGAGCGAGTGCGGGAGCGCGTGCGGCGCGAGGGAGCCGATCTCGCCGAGCACGCGGGCCTCGCAGAACGGTATGTCAGCGAGGAGATGCGGCGCTACGCCGAGAAGGCGCTCGCCGGATCGCAGCCTCTGATCAGCGACGAATCGAGCGCCTCACGGGAGATCATCGCTTCGCTCACGGGCCTCGGTCCGCTGCAGGATTTCCTCGACGACCCGCGCATCGAGGAGATCTGGATCAACAGTCCCTCTCGCGTATTCGTCGCGCGCAACGGCGTGCCCGAACTCACCTCGGTCGTGCTCACGGAAACGCTCGTGCGCGACCTTGTCGAGCGGATGCTGCAGTCGACGGGGCGGCGCGTCGACGTCAGCTCGCCCTTCGTGGACGCGTCACTGCCCGACGGCTCCCGACTCCACGTCGTGATCCCCGATGTGACCCGGCGGCACATCAGCGTCAACATCCGCAAGTTCACGAAGCGCATCCGCGATCTCGGCGAGCTCGTCCGCCGCGGCTCGCTCACCGCCGACGCAGCCGACTTCCTTCGCGCATGCGTGCGCTCGGGACACAACATTCTCGTCTCCGGGGGAACGCAGGCCGGCAAGACAACGATGCTCGGCGCGCTCCTGGCCGCCGCGCCGCCGAGTGAGCGCATCGTCACCGTCGAGGAGACCTTCGAGCTCGATGTGAGCGCTTCGGACGTCGTCGCCATGCAGTGCCGCCAGGCGAGCCTCGAAGGAACCGGTGAGATCACGCTGCGCCGACTCATCAAGGAGGCCCTGCGGATGCGACCCGACCGGCTCGTCGTCGGGGAGGTGCGCGAGGCCGAGAGCCTCGATCTGCTGATCGCGCTCAACGCGGGGCTGCCGGGAGCGTGCACGCTCCACGCGAACTCCGCGCGGGACGCCCTCACGAAGCTGTGCACGCTTCCGCTGCTCGCGGGACGCAACATCGACAGCGCCTTCGTCGTGCCGACCGTGGCGTCGTGCATCGACGTCGTCGTGCATTGCGCTCTCGACCACCAGGGCCGGCGGTTCGTGACGGAGATCATCACGCCGACGGGGTCAAACGAAGCGGGCGTGATCCCGGGCAACCAGATCTTCGCGCGCCAGCACGGCGTTCTGACGGCGACGGGCAACGCGCCTACGCGAACGGCGAAGTTCGCCGCATCCGGAATCGACATCGGCGCTCAACTGCGCAGGATGGGGACGCGCTCGTGA
- the prfB gene encoding peptide chain release factor 2 — translation MLELDLSADIAALRTTFADIRTVLDVDKLKADITDLSEKAAAPDLWDDTDRAQAVTSQLSHKQADLARVEGVERRLDDLEVLVELANEADDKDSADEAIAELSALKTTIGDFEIQTMLNGEYDPRPAVVTIRAGAGGVDAADFAEMLLRMYLRWAEHHGYPAKVLDTSYAEEAGIKSATFEVDADYAFGKLSIEAGTHRLVRMSPFNSAGKRQTSFAAVEVIPLMEEATSVDIPETDIRIDVFRSSGPGGQSVNTTDSAVRITHLPTGIVVSMQNEKSQIQNRAAAMRVLQSRLLLMQREQEAAKKKELAGSITASWGDQMRSYVLAPYQMVKDLRTEYEVNNPSNVFDGDLDGFIAAGIRWRSMKHDD, via the coding sequence ATGCTAGAGCTCGATTTGAGCGCGGATATCGCCGCGCTGCGCACAACCTTCGCCGACATTCGCACGGTGCTCGACGTCGACAAGCTGAAGGCCGACATCACCGATCTCAGCGAGAAGGCGGCCGCCCCCGACCTGTGGGACGACACGGATCGCGCGCAGGCCGTCACGAGCCAGTTGAGCCACAAGCAGGCCGATCTCGCCCGCGTCGAGGGCGTCGAGCGCCGTCTGGACGACCTCGAGGTGCTCGTCGAACTCGCGAACGAGGCCGACGACAAGGATTCCGCCGATGAGGCGATCGCCGAGCTGTCCGCTCTCAAGACGACGATCGGCGACTTCGAGATCCAGACGATGCTCAACGGCGAGTACGACCCCCGGCCGGCGGTCGTGACGATTCGGGCCGGCGCGGGCGGCGTCGACGCCGCGGACTTCGCGGAGATGCTGCTGCGCATGTACCTGCGCTGGGCCGAGCACCACGGCTATCCGGCGAAGGTTCTCGACACGAGCTACGCGGAAGAGGCGGGCATCAAGTCGGCGACGTTCGAAGTCGACGCGGACTATGCGTTCGGAAAGCTCTCGATCGAGGCGGGAACGCACCGACTCGTGCGGATGAGCCCGTTCAACTCCGCGGGCAAACGGCAGACGAGCTTCGCCGCCGTCGAGGTGATTCCGCTCATGGAGGAGGCGACGTCCGTCGACATTCCCGAGACGGACATCCGCATCGACGTGTTCCGGTCGTCCGGGCCAGGCGGGCAGTCGGTCAACACCACGGACTCCGCCGTGCGCATCACGCACTTGCCGACCGGGATCGTTGTCTCGATGCAGAACGAGAAGAGCCAGATCCAGAACCGTGCCGCGGCCATGCGGGTGCTGCAGTCGCGGCTGCTGCTGATGCAGCGCGAGCAGGAGGCGGCGAAGAAGAAGGAGCTCGCGGGGAGCATCACGGCGAGCTGGGGCGACCAGATGCGGTCGTACGTCCTCGCGCCGTACCAGATGGTGAAGGATCTCCGCACCGAGTATGAGGTCAACAACCCGTCGAACGTCTTCGACGGCGACCTCGACGGCTTCATCGCCGCCGGCATCCGCTGGCGATCGATGAAGCACGACGACTGA
- a CDS encoding MFS transporter, with product MTADSPAFSLRSVAAAVYLPTLLFGIGEGALIPLIPAAASNLGASIAIAGAIAAMLTVGELFGDIPSGVFVSRIGERNAMIAAVAVSLAAVAVIMLAPNAFALGVGVFVLGLATAVFALARHAFMTTYVPKRYRARSLSLLGGVFRCGHFIGPLLSAPIIHLTGGMAGVYWTMVLFCLATAVVLLVLPDPERVFGAAHAEVPSGGEHESEGEQLTRRESTGLFATLAANARVLGTVGVGASIIAALRSARTVLIPLWAVSLGVDEASTALLIGLAGALDFALFYVSGHVMDRYGRLWGALPALTGLGAGFVLLSATHDVADAVLWLIIATGLLAVANGMSSGILMTLGADLADPGDPAPFLGAWRFVTDAGAAASPLVIAGLTALVSLAAAAGALGFLAVAGVAIMAHWVPRFVPGTGR from the coding sequence ATGACCGCCGACTCCCCCGCGTTCTCGCTTCGTTCGGTCGCCGCGGCCGTCTATCTCCCGACGCTCCTGTTCGGAATCGGCGAGGGCGCGCTCATCCCGCTCATCCCCGCCGCCGCGAGCAATCTCGGCGCGAGCATCGCCATCGCCGGTGCGATCGCGGCAATGCTCACGGTGGGCGAGCTGTTCGGCGATATCCCGAGCGGCGTGTTCGTGAGCCGCATCGGCGAGCGCAACGCCATGATCGCCGCCGTCGCCGTCTCCCTCGCCGCGGTCGCAGTGATCATGCTCGCGCCGAACGCGTTCGCTCTCGGGGTCGGCGTTTTCGTTCTCGGGCTTGCGACGGCAGTCTTCGCGCTTGCCCGGCACGCGTTCATGACCACATACGTACCCAAGCGCTACCGAGCCCGGTCGCTGTCGCTCCTCGGCGGAGTCTTCCGCTGCGGGCACTTCATCGGGCCGCTCCTCTCCGCCCCGATCATCCACCTCACCGGGGGCATGGCCGGGGTGTACTGGACGATGGTGCTGTTCTGCCTCGCGACGGCCGTCGTTCTGCTCGTGCTGCCCGATCCCGAGCGCGTCTTCGGAGCGGCGCACGCCGAGGTTCCGAGCGGCGGTGAGCACGAGAGCGAAGGCGAGCAGCTCACTCGCCGCGAGTCGACGGGCCTGTTCGCGACGCTCGCCGCAAATGCGCGCGTGCTCGGCACCGTGGGCGTCGGGGCCTCCATCATCGCGGCGCTCCGCTCGGCTCGCACGGTACTGATTCCGCTGTGGGCTGTGAGCCTCGGCGTCGACGAAGCGAGCACGGCGCTGCTCATCGGCCTCGCGGGAGCGCTGGACTTCGCTCTCTTCTATGTGAGCGGGCATGTCATGGACCGCTACGGCCGCCTCTGGGGCGCGCTTCCCGCCCTGACCGGGCTCGGGGCAGGGTTCGTCCTGCTGAGCGCGACGCACGACGTCGCCGACGCGGTGCTGTGGCTGATCATCGCGACGGGGCTGCTCGCCGTCGCGAACGGCATGAGCAGCGGCATCCTGATGACCCTTGGCGCCGATCTCGCAGATCCCGGTGACCCGGCGCCGTTCCTGGGGGCGTGGCGATTCGTGACGGATGCCGGTGCGGCAGCGTCGCCGCTCGTCATCGCTGGTCTCACCGCACTTGTCTCGCTCGCCGCGGCGGCCGGCGCGCTCGGGTTCCTGGCGGTCGCGGGAGTCGCGATCATGGCGCACTGGGTGCCGCGCTTCGTGCCGGGCACGGGACGCTGA
- the ftsE gene encoding cell division ATP-binding protein FtsE, which yields MIRFDKVTKKYSGNPKPALNGIDLEVQRGEFVFLVGASGSGKSSCLQLILKEQKPTKGTVHVLGHDLGSISSRKVPYFRRNLGVVFQDFRLLTTKTVYQNVAFSLQVIGKSRGFVQETVPDVLKLVGLDGKGQRMPHELSGGEQQRVAIARAVVNKPQILLADEPTGNLDPSTSAGIMQLLERINGNGTTVVMATHEAAIVDRMQRRVVELVDGRIVRDETHGGYGNTTAIIDLTPLPERGVQAQRARAEAEEAAAAEPETHSVAVIVATEPAPESMPTTSNIVTDDEPTDADTREHLSLAERLGLRSAPHEDEQNVGPTK from the coding sequence ATGATTCGATTCGACAAAGTCACCAAGAAGTACTCGGGCAACCCGAAGCCCGCGCTCAACGGCATCGACCTGGAAGTGCAGCGCGGTGAGTTCGTGTTTCTCGTCGGTGCTTCGGGCTCGGGCAAGTCGAGTTGTCTTCAGCTCATCTTGAAGGAGCAGAAGCCGACGAAGGGCACCGTGCACGTGCTCGGACACGACCTCGGCTCGATCTCCAGCCGCAAGGTGCCGTACTTCCGCCGGAACCTCGGCGTCGTCTTCCAGGACTTCCGCCTGCTCACGACGAAGACGGTATACCAGAACGTCGCGTTCTCGCTCCAGGTCATCGGAAAGTCCCGTGGCTTCGTGCAAGAGACCGTTCCCGACGTGCTCAAGCTCGTCGGCCTCGACGGCAAGGGCCAGCGGATGCCGCATGAGCTCTCCGGCGGCGAGCAGCAGCGTGTCGCCATCGCGCGCGCGGTCGTGAACAAGCCGCAGATCCTTCTCGCCGACGAGCCGACGGGAAACCTCGACCCGAGTACGAGCGCCGGAATCATGCAGCTGCTCGAGCGCATCAACGGCAATGGCACGACAGTCGTGATGGCGACGCACGAGGCGGCGATCGTCGACCGCATGCAGCGTCGCGTCGTCGAGCTCGTCGACGGCCGCATCGTGCGTGACGAGACCCACGGCGGCTACGGCAATACGACGGCCATCATCGATCTCACACCACTGCCCGAGCGTGGGGTGCAGGCGCAGAGGGCGCGCGCCGAGGCCGAGGAAGCGGCGGCGGCAGAGCCCGAGACGCACTCGGTCGCGGTGATCGTCGCGACAGAGCCGGCGCCGGAATCGATGCCGACGACGTCGAACATCGTCACTGACGACGAACCGACGGACGCCGACACGCGTGAGCACCTCTCGCTCGCCGAACGGCTCGGCTTGCGCTCCGCACCGCACGAGGACGAGCAGAATGTGGGGCCGACGAAGTGA
- a CDS encoding TadE/TadG family type IV pilus assembly protein, translated as MPRIDWRSDSGSAVAEFSMVAGLLTLLTLAVVQLGLGLLVRNTVLDAAAEGARHAALADSSLPAGEQLTKQLIATAIGEQYAADVSASYGTWHGQPCTQITVTTTLPLIGLIGVQHGLEVTGHAAREVLD; from the coding sequence GTGCCGAGGATCGACTGGCGCTCGGACTCCGGCTCGGCCGTCGCGGAGTTCTCGATGGTCGCGGGGCTGCTCACCCTGCTCACTCTCGCGGTCGTGCAGCTCGGGCTCGGTCTGCTCGTTCGCAACACGGTGCTCGATGCGGCTGCGGAGGGGGCGCGCCATGCCGCCCTCGCCGACAGCAGCCTTCCCGCGGGCGAGCAGCTGACGAAGCAGCTCATCGCGACGGCGATCGGTGAGCAGTACGCGGCAGACGTGTCGGCCTCCTACGGCACGTGGCATGGCCAGCCCTGCACGCAGATCACGGTGACGACGACGCTGCCGCTCATCGGACTGATCGGAGTGCAGCATGGCCTGGAGGTGACAGGGCATGCGGCGCGCGAAGTCCTTGACTGA
- a CDS encoding type II secretion system F family protein codes for MTWLVGGALGAGLVLIMIAVAFPDTSLAPHGFRPGRLQTAIRTRLTLAGFGPVPVPVFIGVSVVLALLAGGAAHVGWGVIALTVAAAGAGALLPSLVVGWRARARRRAHRMLWPDVVDHLIASIRSGASLPDAVAALATAGPEPLRPAFAEYARDYRATASFSGSVERLKGALGDPVADRILETLRMARDVGGTELPSVLRSLAASLRDETALRAEVDARQSWVRNAAKLGVAAPWLILVLLATRPEAAIAYNSAVGTTVIIVGAAVSVVAYRIMLSLGRLPEERRWFK; via the coding sequence GTGACCTGGCTGGTCGGCGGCGCCCTCGGAGCAGGTCTCGTGCTCATCATGATCGCCGTGGCCTTTCCCGACACGTCCCTCGCCCCGCACGGCTTCCGACCGGGTCGGCTGCAGACCGCGATCCGCACTCGGCTCACGCTCGCTGGATTCGGGCCGGTTCCGGTGCCGGTTTTCATCGGCGTCTCGGTCGTTCTCGCTCTTCTGGCCGGAGGAGCGGCCCATGTCGGCTGGGGCGTCATCGCGCTCACCGTCGCCGCGGCGGGTGCTGGGGCACTCCTGCCGAGTCTCGTCGTCGGTTGGCGAGCTCGCGCCCGCCGGCGGGCGCACCGGATGCTGTGGCCCGACGTCGTCGACCACCTCATTGCGTCGATCCGCTCCGGCGCCTCTCTCCCCGATGCGGTCGCGGCGCTCGCGACCGCGGGCCCCGAGCCGCTGCGGCCCGCATTCGCCGAGTATGCGCGTGACTACCGGGCGACGGCGTCGTTCAGCGGCAGCGTCGAACGACTCAAAGGCGCCCTCGGCGATCCTGTCGCCGACCGCATCCTCGAGACTCTGCGCATGGCGCGGGACGTCGGCGGGACGGAGCTGCCGAGCGTGCTGCGCAGCCTCGCCGCATCGCTGCGTGACGAGACCGCGCTGCGCGCCGAGGTCGACGCGCGGCAGTCGTGGGTGCGCAACGCGGCGAAGCTGGGCGTCGCGGCTCCGTGGCTGATCCTCGTGCTGCTAGCCACCCGTCCCGAGGCAGCCATCGCATACAACTCCGCCGTGGGAACCACCGTGATCATCGTCGGCGCCGCAGTCTCCGTCGTCGCCTACCGCATCATGCTCTCGCTCGGCAGACTGCCCGAGGAACGCCGGTGGTTCAAATGA
- the rdgB gene encoding RdgB/HAM1 family non-canonical purine NTP pyrophosphatase, which produces MSLIVVLATHNAHKVAEFQKILGAELPGLEVLPYDGPEPVEDGVTFADNALIKARTAARHTGHIALADDSGISVDVLGGSPGIFSARWSGTRDDETNRRLLLAQIADMSSEHRRAHFHCAIALVVPDGTADAGLEHVAHGDWPGAIATEEHGENGFGYDPVFVPEGFEVTAAQLSPGQKNEISHRARAFRALVPVLARLDGGTAVLSE; this is translated from the coding sequence ATGAGCCTCATCGTCGTGCTCGCAACCCACAATGCGCACAAGGTCGCCGAGTTCCAGAAGATCCTCGGCGCCGAGCTTCCCGGCCTCGAGGTGCTGCCGTATGACGGTCCCGAGCCCGTCGAAGACGGCGTGACCTTCGCCGACAACGCGCTCATCAAAGCGCGCACGGCGGCGCGGCACACCGGACACATCGCGCTCGCCGACGACAGCGGCATCAGCGTCGACGTTCTCGGCGGATCGCCCGGCATCTTCTCCGCCCGGTGGTCCGGCACACGAGACGATGAAACGAATCGTCGTCTTCTGCTGGCCCAGATCGCCGACATGTCGAGCGAGCACCGGCGAGCACACTTCCACTGCGCCATCGCCCTCGTTGTGCCGGACGGGACGGCGGACGCCGGACTCGAGCACGTCGCCCACGGCGATTGGCCCGGCGCGATCGCCACTGAGGAGCACGGTGAGAACGGGTTCGGCTACGATCCCGTCTTCGTGCCCGAAGGATTCGAGGTGACGGCCGCACAGCTCTCGCCCGGGCAGAAGAACGAGATCTCGCACCGCGCTCGAGCCTTCCGGGCGCTCGTTCCCGTGCTGGCGCGACTCGACGGCGGAACAGCCGTCCTTTCGGAATGA
- a CDS encoding TadE family protein, whose protein sequence is MTDLIRDERGSASLEFITAGLILLVPLVYLVIALAALQGGSLAATGAARQAARVFVLAEDFDQAAARVHDAVAVSLADFGLSTETADVAIRCNAGAGEACLARDEIVTVTVRVSVPLPLVPDVLDLDSAARVPVEATAVQRVSRFWSGD, encoded by the coding sequence TTGACTGATCTGATCCGCGACGAGAGGGGTTCGGCCTCCCTCGAGTTCATCACCGCCGGGCTGATCCTGCTCGTTCCCCTCGTGTACCTTGTCATCGCGTTGGCGGCGCTCCAGGGCGGCTCCCTCGCCGCGACCGGAGCGGCCCGGCAGGCCGCGCGCGTGTTCGTCCTCGCCGAGGATTTCGACCAGGCGGCCGCACGCGTGCATGACGCCGTCGCCGTCTCGCTCGCTGACTTCGGCCTCTCGACCGAAACCGCAGACGTCGCGATCCGTTGCAATGCAGGCGCGGGTGAGGCGTGCCTCGCGCGCGATGAGATCGTCACCGTGACTGTGCGGGTATCGGTGCCGCTTCCGCTCGTGCCCGACGTTCTCGACCTCGACAGCGCGGCGCGGGTCCCGGTCGAAGCGACGGCCGTGCAGAGAGTGTCCCGGTTCTGGAGTGGTGACTGA
- a CDS encoding DedA family protein, whose amino-acid sequence MVHAGLIPWLDPENIIVSAGPWALLVVCIIVFSETGLLVGFLLPGDTLLVITGLLAFHPGIGFDIWWVALFIGLAAFLGGEVGYLIGHKAGPKIFERKESGLFSIENVQRTNAFFERFGAIAVVLARFVPVVRTFAPVAAGVGHMNYRKYSLYNLIGALLWGAGLTCFGFFLSYVPVIAEFVRDYIDLILIAAVVVSVVPTAWHYLASSRKAKRAAAAGGTTQTDAAAASKLRLDATTFDKHHD is encoded by the coding sequence ATGGTGCACGCAGGACTCATTCCCTGGCTCGACCCAGAGAACATCATCGTGTCCGCCGGCCCGTGGGCGCTGCTCGTGGTGTGCATCATCGTGTTCTCCGAGACCGGGCTGCTCGTCGGCTTCCTCCTGCCCGGCGACACCCTCCTTGTGATCACCGGCCTGCTGGCCTTCCACCCCGGGATCGGGTTCGACATCTGGTGGGTGGCGCTGTTCATCGGGCTCGCGGCGTTCCTCGGCGGCGAAGTCGGCTACCTGATCGGCCATAAGGCAGGCCCGAAGATCTTCGAACGCAAGGAGTCGGGGCTGTTCAGCATCGAGAACGTGCAGCGCACGAACGCGTTCTTCGAGCGGTTCGGCGCGATCGCCGTCGTCCTCGCCCGATTCGTTCCCGTTGTGCGAACGTTCGCGCCCGTGGCCGCGGGCGTCGGTCACATGAACTACCGCAAGTACAGCCTGTACAACCTCATCGGCGCGCTGCTGTGGGGCGCGGGGCTCACGTGCTTCGGCTTCTTCCTCAGTTACGTCCCGGTGATCGCGGAGTTCGTGCGGGACTACATCGACCTCATCCTCATCGCCGCTGTCGTCGTGAGCGTCGTGCCGACGGCGTGGCACTACCTCGCCTCGAGCCGCAAGGCCAAGCGCGCCGCCGCCGCCGGCGGTACGACGCAGACGGATGCCGCAGCGGCGAGCAAGCTGCGATTGGACGCGACGACGTTCGACAAGCACCACGATTGA
- a CDS encoding type II secretion system F family protein: protein MSAVLGFALAFGALLGLGLWSLVAMTPRLRAQRLADRLAPYLVDVSEEARRSTEKRLADPIPVLGRLVSPPLYRATVLLSRVLGGSAAIERWLSQSGSRASVQDYRVRQVLSGLAGLGAGALLSVVLVTHAAPVATVVLPVVGAVTGIVCCDVLLRRRAASRVARITEEVPTVLEFIGLTLSAGEGVVDALRRVARVGSGELSREFAAVLADTGAGVPLVTALSDCARRTGSPPLTRAVEQLCAAMEHGAPIAEVLRAQAHDAREDAKRRLLEAAGRKEVTMLIPLVLLILPLSIAFALLPGLFVLRAGF, encoded by the coding sequence ATGAGCGCCGTCCTCGGCTTCGCGCTCGCTTTCGGCGCGCTTCTCGGGCTCGGACTGTGGTCTCTCGTCGCCATGACGCCGCGGCTGCGTGCGCAGCGACTCGCGGATCGGCTGGCGCCGTATCTCGTCGACGTCTCGGAGGAAGCGCGACGGAGCACGGAGAAGCGGCTCGCGGATCCGATCCCCGTGCTGGGGCGGCTCGTTTCGCCTCCGCTGTACCGCGCGACCGTTCTGCTCTCTCGCGTCCTCGGCGGAAGCGCTGCCATCGAACGCTGGCTGTCGCAATCGGGCAGCCGCGCGAGCGTGCAGGACTACCGCGTGCGCCAGGTGCTTTCGGGACTCGCGGGGCTCGGCGCCGGTGCGCTGCTCTCGGTGGTTCTCGTGACGCACGCGGCGCCCGTGGCCACGGTCGTGCTGCCCGTCGTCGGTGCGGTGACCGGCATCGTGTGCTGTGATGTGCTGCTGCGGCGTCGGGCGGCGTCGCGGGTGGCCCGCATCACCGAGGAAGTGCCGACCGTGCTCGAGTTCATCGGGCTTACGCTCTCTGCCGGCGAGGGCGTCGTGGACGCGCTGCGCCGGGTGGCGCGTGTCGGCTCCGGGGAGTTGAGCCGCGAGTTCGCGGCCGTGCTCGCGGATACCGGCGCGGGTGTTCCGCTTGTCACGGCCCTCTCGGACTGCGCACGGCGCACCGGTTCGCCGCCACTGACGCGAGCGGTCGAGCAGCTCTGCGCGGCCATGGAACACGGTGCGCCGATCGCCGAAGTGCTGCGGGCGCAAGCGCATGACGCGCGCGAGGATGCGAAGCGTCGACTGCTTGAGGCGGCAGGTCGCAAGGAAGTCACGATGCTGATCCCGCTCGTGCTTCTGATCCTGCCGCTCTCGATCGCCTTTGCCCTGTTGCCGGGGTTGTTCGTGCTGAGAGCCGGGTTCTGA
- a CDS encoding cation diffusion facilitator family transporter has protein sequence MAHDHASTTTNRAKLRIVVVIVAAMLVAEVVGGILTGSLSLLADAGHMFSDLTGLLIALVAISIAARPATDRHTWGFQRTEVLAALLNGLILAAVAVSVAIEGVRRLVRPEPVDVEGGWMLVVAIAGLVANAASLMILRDSAQQSINIKGAYLEVFGDLFGSAVVAAAAIVILLTGFAPADAIASLVIAAGILPRAVILLRDVWRVLNESTPVGIDVEMLREHLRSADGVVDVHDVHVWLITSGEPVFTAHVIADAAVFREGRTGELLDTLGACLSGHFDVAHSTFQLEPEQHAGHEDKHHA, from the coding sequence ATGGCACACGACCATGCGAGCACGACGACGAACCGCGCGAAACTGCGGATCGTCGTCGTCATCGTGGCTGCCATGCTCGTCGCCGAGGTCGTCGGCGGCATCCTCACCGGGTCTCTCTCCCTGCTCGCCGACGCCGGCCACATGTTCTCCGACCTCACGGGCCTGCTCATCGCCCTCGTCGCGATCAGCATCGCCGCCCGTCCCGCGACGGATCGGCACACGTGGGGGTTTCAGCGCACCGAAGTGCTCGCCGCGCTCCTGAACGGGCTGATCCTCGCGGCCGTCGCCGTCTCGGTGGCGATCGAGGGCGTGCGCCGGCTCGTGCGCCCCGAGCCGGTCGACGTCGAGGGCGGCTGGATGCTCGTCGTCGCGATCGCCGGGCTCGTCGCGAACGCGGCATCGCTCATGATCCTGCGCGACTCCGCACAGCAGTCGATAAACATCAAGGGCGCCTACCTCGAGGTGTTCGGCGACCTGTTCGGCTCCGCCGTCGTCGCCGCGGCCGCGATCGTGATCTTGCTCACCGGTTTCGCTCCGGCCGACGCGATCGCATCGCTCGTCATCGCCGCGGGCATCCTGCCGCGCGCGGTCATCCTGCTGCGCGACGTGTGGCGGGTGCTCAACGAATCGACACCCGTCGGCATCGATGTGGAGATGCTGCGTGAGCACTTGCGATCGGCGGACGGCGTCGTCGACGTGCACGACGTGCACGTGTGGCTCATCACCTCGGGAGAGCCGGTGTTCACGGCGCACGTCATCGCCGATGCCGCGGTCTTCCGCGAGGGCCGCACGGGAGAACTGCTCGACACGCTCGGAGCGTGCTTGTCGGGCCACTTCGACGTCGCGCACTCCACGTTCCAGCTGGAGCCGGAGCAGCACGCGGGGCACGAGGACAAGCACCACGCGTGA
- a CDS encoding pilus assembly protein TadG-related protein, which produces MRRDDEGSTLILTIFYGVFALLLVLLVAAITSLYLERKQLSSLADAAALVGAEAFTIADVSAGSGGPTLSLRSPHVQDAVAGFLEEAPTDGFEGLSLERAASLDGVSATVTLSSYWRPPVVTVFLPEGIRIDVTSVARSVFDD; this is translated from the coding sequence ATGCGGCGCGACGACGAGGGTTCGACCCTCATCCTGACCATCTTCTACGGTGTGTTCGCGCTGCTGCTCGTGCTTCTCGTCGCCGCCATCACCTCGCTGTACCTCGAGCGCAAGCAGTTGTCGAGCCTCGCGGACGCCGCCGCGCTCGTGGGCGCTGAAGCGTTCACGATCGCGGACGTGTCCGCCGGGTCCGGAGGCCCGACGCTGTCGCTGCGCTCGCCGCACGTGCAGGATGCCGTTGCCGGATTCCTCGAGGAGGCGCCGACCGACGGCTTTGAAGGTCTCTCCCTCGAGCGCGCAGCGTCCCTCGACGGCGTGAGCGCGACAGTGACGCTGTCGAGCTACTGGCGTCCGCCCGTTGTCACGGTCTTCCTCCCGGAGGGGATCCGGATCGACGTCACGAGTGTGGCCCGCTCGGTGTTCGACGACTGA